GTAAGTATTGAAAAATAGATTTCAAATCCTCATTAAAATTATCCAGGAGTTGGTCTGCTTGATCCAAGACAAGAAACTGCAGTAACAAGTGTCAGCTACTAAGTTTCTATCTCATGTATGTTTTAAAACAAagcaaatacataaaaaaaaaaaaaaaaaagtaattgatAGTATTAATAATCACTTTACCTTAGTCGCAGCAAACATATCAGCGATTTCAGGATTATTCTGAAGCAAAACATTGATCCTCCCGGGAGTGGCGATAACAAGGTGAGGCCTGGTGAGCAAATGTTTTGCTTGACTACGAATGTCAAAACCACCCACAACCGCAGCAACGCGGAGGCGGAACGGGTGGCCAAGGGCAAAAAACTGATCCACCAGTTCACAAGCAAAATCGCGCGTGGGCGTCAAAACGAGAGCAAATGCAGCAAAAGTAGGATTCTCGGCGAGGCGGTGGAGAATAGAAAGCGCAAAAGCTGTCGATTTGCCGCTACCAGTCTCATCGATTCCAATTACATGACGCCCTTCTAGAACCTTCGGGATGCAGTGTTGTTGCACGGGCCGCGGAGTTCGAATCCCCAAATTATGGCAATTGTCCACTATCAGCTCCGAGAGTCCGAGATCTGAAAACGATGACATGTGTTCAGTGTTTTCGGCGTCGTTGGTGCCTTGCTTCATTGTATTACTGTGGTGGGCAGGATGGCGGTACGAGGCAGGACAAGGAAGAATATAATTTAGGGTTTCTCTGTAACACAGATGATACGATGAATCTATTTATCTACATATCTCTAGATTTCCCCGGAGCTCGCTTAGATTGCATTCAATTGTATCTTTTTTTGattcattattaaaaaaaaaactctttattttaaaaaacaacttatcaaaaaaatatttatgtaacTCAAATCGAATATATACCATCAAagatcttaattttttttttaataaatcacACGGTTCCATGCAGCAATAGATCTTAGCAATTCATTTCAAATCGGTCAATTCATATTACATCTTAATAAAATCAATGTAAATTAATCTTAACCATTAATATTAAATTGGACAGTCCCGATTAAAAACAACGAAAAAGTTGTGTGAATATCTAATGCAAGTAAGCCTTTTCTGAGGTCGCCCTGCGATATTTTGAAAGTGTTTTATTCACGACCATTAATTTTGTTCATAAGGTAGTCTTTATTTAATGACTTAATAGTATGGACCAAAAGTTGTGATGAAGAGAAAACcaaaacttgttaaaaaaaattatatggacTAGAAACAAATATTGAGATATTTACGAgactaaatatttatttaacccATTGTATAATAATGTCACATGTCAAAGTTTAATTGGGAACGATAAGGTACTGTacttaagttttgtcctttattTTATTGGGAAACAATCATTTTGATCCCTTAATATGCAACTCGTTGTCATTCTGGTCCCTCACTAAGAAAAAACTATTAAATAGTCCTTGAATATGCATTCCGTCGGTCAATTTAATGCCTGACGTTAAATTTGGCCGTTAACTTAACAAAAAAGCTTATCTGACGTTTTATTTGGACACACATCAGCTTCCTGAATTGACATTAATTTGACAAGTGACTGATAATATGACAAAGGACTAAAATGACattagagaccaaattaaacCAGCTAACGGAATGCAGATTCAAGGATTATGTAGTAGTTTTTCCTTAGTGAAAGACCAAAATGACAATGAGTTGCACATTAAGGAACCAAAATGACTATTTTCCCTTTATTTTATACATTGTCATCTTCATCTCACATCACAATGCTGTGTTTTTCGTATTTGATTTTCCATCTTACAATTTTGAATGTTCTTTTGATATTAGGATCTGTTTTATATTCAGGAGTGAGCATGCAAATGTAATACTCACTccgttcttttttatttgtcattttaaaaaaatatatatatataaaaatgaaagtGTGTTATTGCACCATATCTTCCTATTATATTCTAATTTTAAtccatcaataattttttttttttgcacaaacTTTCTAtctccaataaatttaatacattatgtacaaaaaaaataaattaatatgctatgtaccatttttttttagctttccaaatatataacattaattaattttattgaaaggaggttataatagacaaaatataaccttaaattatcaaaacgacaaataatttgaaacaattttttttctttttaaaacgacaaataaaaaggaacggaaGGAGTATTCAAtaatctatactatatataaagaggatacaaatattttttgtgtcgACTTTTcgtaataccaacaatacccttattttttagcaataaaatttttttattaacaaactcaacgtaacataaaacacatattttttttagcaaaaaaaatcttttattaagaAACTTTGGGCCAACATTGTGAAGCCCTCCTCCTTTTCTAGGCCCACAATTTTTCAACCCTCAGTTACTACTAcagaagaaaaaataagaaagaattAGTGAGACTTCTGTCTCTTCTTATtacaatcatcatcatcataatcataatcatcataAATACCCTAATAAATAGTGAAGtactctaaaaccctaaaagACGATAATGGAGTTGCTCGAATCATATCTTGATCATCACGTTCGGATTCCAGAGCCAACACATCGCATATACAAGCATGAATGCTGCTTATCTTTTGATAATCCGGtacattcttcttcttcttcttcttctttgattttgttttttatatttcatttttctatGCATTTTGTGATTGTGTTTAGAACGTGGATTGTACATAGACATGTACAGTTTTCTTGCATTTGGATATGCGTATGTTGCTTCCAATATTAGAAAGAACGGGCATTCAGTTTATTTCCATATAAAGAAGACTAAAAAGGTTCAAGATGATAAGAAACCCATAGGTACTGCTTCCTTActagttttatattttatttatatggtttttttgTCCATTGTAAGTAggtattattgatgattttatcCAATGTAGGTATTGATAACAATGAATACGAGGGAATTTATACTATAGTTGCATTTCATCCTATTGATGATGTTGACAACTTCAGTTTGAGCATATTACCTGACTCTGTTTCTTATCCATTTCCTAATAAATATGATGTATGGTGTACAAATTAATGatattattataatgaatacgaacaaatatgaaaataaaatgtttattcTATTATTTAGAATTGAATTAAGTGTTGATCTTTGTCTCCGTGAGCATATCTTATACCCCCTCCGTCTTATTTTATAAGATCTCATTTGACTAAACGCACTATtcattatcttgttttgaccgtatttttttaataatatatagatgtaaatattatcatataagattttgtttaatttattttgatgagtattttcaaaatatcaagtttttataatttttactaatagacaattaaaaatattagtgatcaaaattataCATTGGCATACGTGCAATGGTCAACTaagtcttatattttgggacagatgGAGTATGTATCTTGTTTTGATCGtttatgataaataattgtTGATGAGTTAGTAGTTGGTGtgattttcttataattataaatctgctaaattaattcatatttttaatttataattagatTCTTTTTAatgcaccaaaaaaaaattggtcagaTTTTATATAGTTGTTTGTAGCGTAGAGGTTGTACTTGTTGCACACTATACACAACTAAAGTACTTGTTTAAGCTGTAAATTTTTGCCAAAATGATGACATTGTCATTATCTTTTGGAACACTTTTTATGATTATATTCACGATTTTTACAACTAGATAATTTTTTGCTCCAACTATCATCATTTCAATCTTACCAATATATTCTTATTTGTTGGGAGAAAATTACCATATACAAATAACCACTTAAAAAACGATACGCAAATGCCACCGTATAGTTGATTATACTGTACAAGTAGCAATATTAAAAAGTGCACTTTTATGGAGGCTAATCGTGCTACAAATTAATAATGATTAATTGATACATATAGTTTATCCGAAAAGTAGTGGGGGAAAATATCTAATCCTGTATTCACCATTGAGCCAATATTTTTTTGCCAAAAGTAATTAAGAATCGATATCCACTGATCTCACACTTAATTCTTATTAGAAATTTAAGTGTATTGTAGTTAGTGATtagtcttatattttttttttgataataattttttcattaagaggataattacacatgaataaAAGATATGTATTGTTAACCTATTTTAAAtggcaaaatcaattcttttaAAAACAATATTCATGAACTTAAGAGACACAACATTGTTATGCACGACCTTTTTAACTTTTTGTAAGATTCACGCTATCTGGTGCTAAGAAGCCAAAAATGTCAAATGCAAATGATATAAAAACATGTTGAATGTCGGAATATGTTTTTTCATATTTGGTCACTTTCCTTGAAGCAACTTTAAGGGGAATTTGTCccacaataaaaaatttagtccTCAATCCCACAAGTGCGAAACTCCGATAAGGCCCACACAACATGTTTTCCCCTATATACACCATAACATCCTCTGGTATGAGAGTCCATCTTCCGTTATGTGGATCATTCAAAAAGTTCACAGGCACATCTATTTTTATAGATATTCTCGATcgtctaaaaatataaaaaatgacttTCCGAACAAAGTCGTGCCAGTATTTGAAGTCTAGAAGCTTTTTACAATGTATTATGTCCTCTTCAAAGTTATCTAGACACTTCTTATGACAAACAAGAGACCAACATCATCAacaagaaataaagaaaaatgaacCGTCTTATCTATCCCCGATAAAAGTGTCTTTCCCGGAGTTTTATACATTTTTCCGGAGAATTTACCCCTTTCAAATGACCAGTATTCTTATAGTGTCTAAAGACTCCTTATATGACTTACATTGATCGTTAGTAGATTATCTCTCCGATCTCACCAAGATTAAGGAAGATAACATTATAAAACAAATTCAGTCATTCCctacatttatttatataaaataaatgtcgCATCATATTCGGATATTTTCTCAAAATTCCAACATCTCTTAAATGCATGAGATATTTACAACTTGTTCATCTCTTTACTTTAACTGCAGCATTACCATCATCACATttccaaataaaaaacaaaaaatattccatCATGCAAATTTTATACTCCTATATATTGGTACCATCAGTAATTCTCTACTTGAAAGGAAAAACAACTGTGCAGAATCACTTTTTTGGCTCTTTTTTGACCGAAACTGAACAAAATCACTTTAAAAGCGAGATATCATGAGTATTACTTACGTGACCATATCTTGCTCATGATGGAATATACTAATTCATCAGTTAGCTAAGTAGTTAGAAGtcagtttgttttgtttgatcctaggtagttagttggttagtctaACTATCAAAAGTTGTTAGGAATTAGTTAGGCCAAAGGTAGTTACTTGTAGCTTAAGTAACAAGCATAAATACACCTTAGTGTATCAATTGTAATCAACTCTTTGGCCCCTAttgtggatgaataaaactTTTCCTATTCTCTCATATTCAGTTGAAAAACAATAGAATCTTGTTCATCTTGTTCACTGCAGTTTTCTGAAAAACTGCAAGCTTGCCCAAGGTCAAGCCTACGTGCTTGCCTGCGCGCGCCTGTCTGCTGCTGCTGAGCCTGCAGCTGTGCTTGCAACCAAGCCAATTGCTTCctgctgcgccaacaattggcatcaagagcctggttcaatcacagaacaagagtgaattgtgtgaaggaatcaagtgaagaaacacaaagtgaagctgtgtagattgatttcttgaaaattcaagatgaacacccaaggttttggtaccaacattctgattcttgatggaaagaattgggatagatggagtgcagtgatgaagtCCTTATTTGGAGCACAAGAGTGTCTTGAGGTAGTGGTGAATGGATACGATGAGTTGGGAGCAAATCCAACCAATGATCAGAGAAATACctacaaagaaaacaagaaaaaagactgcaaggctttgttctatatccagcagaattgtgatgcacagcattttgaaaagatttcaaaatcaacTAAGTCCAAAGAAGCTTGGGATATACTCGAGGGTTACCATGATGGTGGAACCAAGGTCAAGAAGGTGAAATTACAGGCCTTTAGGAGGCAATATGAGTCTATGGTGATGGAAGAGGATCAAAAAGTAAGTGATTTCTTCTCAAAACTTCTTGCACttgttcatcaaatgcaaaattgtgGAGAGAATGTCACTGATGAAATGATAGTAGAGAAAGTGCTTAGATCCTTAActccaaactttgataatgtggtaatagctatagagtatgtgaaagat
This portion of the Trifolium pratense cultivar HEN17-A07 linkage group LG3, ARS_RC_1.1, whole genome shotgun sequence genome encodes:
- the LOC123916107 gene encoding DEAD-box ATP-dependent RNA helicase 36-like, encoding MKQGTNDAENTEHMSSFSDLGLSELIVDNCHNLGIRTPRPVQQHCIPKVLEGRHVIGIDETGSGKSTAFALSILHRLAENPTFAAFALVLTPTRDFACELVDQFFALGHPFRLRVAAVVGGFDIRSQAKHLLTRPHLVIATPGRINVLLQNNPEIADMFAATKFLVLDQADQLLDNFNEDLKSIFQYLPKNRQNILFSANMTTNMQKLCDTYQEKPYAFQAYEGRV